A stretch of the Papaver somniferum cultivar HN1 chromosome 6, ASM357369v1, whole genome shotgun sequence genome encodes the following:
- the LOC113285321 gene encoding L-type lectin-domain containing receptor kinase IX.1-like has protein sequence MAFYYKLAKLNFPLFLIFVFPNFLPNMLYRHLGLAMGLTVVVVVFCCALGLAAYIWLEKRGKSRKHNDDVIQNPDASMDVYKETGPRRFSYSELVDATNNFDEGGKLGEGGFGAVYKGVLSSMYVAVKRISAGSQQGKKEYQSEIRIISQLRHRNLVQLIGWCHEKNELLLVYKFLPNRSLDKHLFQGEKVLSWEHRYKIALGLSSALLYLHEEWEQHVDVLHRDIKSSNIMLDWNFNAKLGDFGLARLVDHDLGPRTTVLAGTMGYMAPESLITYKPSKQSDIYSFGVVALEIACGRKPVVSVGASLVMWVWELYENGKIIEAADERLNMNFNKQEMERLLVLGLWCTLLDPSTRPSTRQVMNSLNFGSPLPNLPPKFPIMPVCLPAVPCLQHVPSSAGLTNTLVGP, from the coding sequence ATGGCATTCTATTATAAATTAGCAAAATTAAACTTTccattatttttgatttttgtctTTCCAAATTTCCTACCAAATATGCTTTACCGTCATCTGGGATTGGCGATGGGTCTtaccgttgttgttgttgttttttgttgtGCACTTGGTTTAGCTGCATATATCTGGTTGGAGAAGAGGGGAAAATCAAGAAAGCACAACGATGACGTGATACAAAATCCTGATGCGTCGATGGATGTTTATAAAGAAACTGGGCCAAGGAGGTTCTCATATAGCGAACTGGTTGATGCAACAAATAACTTCGACGAAGGAGGAAAACTTGGGGAGGGAGGATTCGGAGCTGTATATAAAGGGGTTTTGAGTAGCATGTACGTCGCCGTGAAGAGGATTTCTGCGGGATCACAACAAGGAAAAAAGGAATACCAATCGGAAATACGGATTATTAGCCAGTTACGGCATAGAAATCTTGTTCAACTCATTGGCTGGTGCCATGAAAAAAATGAATTGCTTCTTGTTTACAAATTTTTGCCAAACCGAAGCCTTGATAAGCATCTATTTCAAGGAGAAAAGGTTCTATCTTGGGAACATAGGTACAAAATAGCCCTTGGGTTATCTTCAGCATTGCTATATCTACATGAAGAATGGGAACAACATGTAGATGTACTTCACAGAGATATTAAATCAAGCAATATAATGTTGGACTGGAATTTCAATGCTAAACTAGGGGATTTTGGTTTAGCAAGGCTCGTTGATCATGATCTAGGTCCTAGGACAACAGTGCTAGCCGGAACCATGGGTTACATGGCTCCTGAATCCTTGATCACCTATAAACCAAGCAAACAATCTGATATTTATAGTTTTGGAGTTGTTGCACTTGAGATTGCTTGTGGGAGGAAGCCAGTCGTAAGTGTTGGAGCTTCATTAGTAATGTGGGTTTGGGAACTCTATGAAAATGGAAAAATCATTGAAGCGGccgatgagagattaaatatgaaTTTCAATAAACAAGAAATGGAACGTTTGCTGGTTTTAGGCTTATGGTGTACTCTTCTTGATCCATCAACTAGGCCTTCCACTAGGCAAGTGATGAATTCTCTAAATTTTGGATCCCCGCTGCCTAATCTTCCACCCAAGTTCCCTATCATGCCAGTATGTCTTCCAGCAGTACCATGTTTGCAGCATGTTCCGTCATCGGCTGGTCTTACCAATACACTAGTGGGACCATAG